The following is a genomic window from Candidatus Eremiobacterota bacterium.
GCGCGCGCAGGGCGGCGCGGGGCTCGTCTTCACGGAGATGACTTGCGTCGCGCCGGAAGGGCGCATCTCGCCGGGCTGCGCCGGGATGTACCGCGACGAGCACGTGCCTGCGTGGACGCGGATCGTCGACTTCGTCCACACCTACACGAAGGCGAAGATCGCGCTGCAGCTCGGCCACGCCGGCCCGAAAGGCTCGACGCAGCGCGGCTGGGAGGAGCCGGACGAACCCCTTCCCGCCGGCAACTGGCCGCTGCTGGCGCCTTCGCCGATCGCGTACGGCGAGCGCAACCAGCTCCCGCGCGCGATGACGCGCGCCGACATGGAGCGCGTCAAAGAGCAGTTCGTGCGCGCGGCGGAGATGGGGCTGGCCTGCGGGTTCGACCTGCTGGAGCTGCACTGCGCGCACGGCTACCTGCTCTCCTCGTTCATCACGCCGCTGACGAACCGCCGCACCGACGCGTACGGCGGCTCGCTCGAGAACCGGCTGCGCTACCCGCTCGAGGTGTTCGCGGCGATCCGCGCGGTATGGCCGGCACACAAGCCGATCTCGGTGCGCATCTCGGCGACCGATTGGGTTGAGGGCGGGATCACGGCGAACGACGCGGTCGAGGTCGCGCGCGCCTTCGACGCGGCGGGCGCCGACCTGATCGACGTCTCGGCAGGGCAGACCTCGCGCCTCGCGCAGCCGGTCTACGGCCGGATGTTCCAGACGCCGTTCTCGGACAAGATTCGCAACGAGCTGCGCATCGCGACGATGGCGGTCGGCAACATCACCGACGCCGACCAGGTGAACAGCATCATCGCGGCGGGGCGCGCCGATCTCGTCGCGCTCGCGCGGCCGCACCTGGCCGATCCGTACTTCACGCTGCACGCCGCGGCGCAGCTCGGCTACGACGAGCAGCACTGGCCCGAGCAGTACCTGCCGGGACGCGAACAATACCTGCGCAACCTGCGCCGGGCCGCGCAGATGGCGGCCGACGCCGCCACGGAGGTCACGCGCTGATGCAGCAGATCGTCGACCTCGAGTCGCGGACGACGCGCGACGACCATTTGTCGGTGCGGGTCTGGCTGCGGCTCTTGGCGTGCACGAACCTCGTCGAGGGCCGCATCGCGGGGAAGCTCCGCGAGGGGTTCGACACGACGCTCCCTCGCTTCGACTTCCTCTCGCAGCTCGAGCGCAACCCGGCCGGCTTGCGCATGACCGAGATCTCCAAGCGGATGATGGTGACCGGCGGGAACGTCACCCGCATCGCCGACCAGCTGCTCGGCGAAGGGCTGATCTCGCGCACCGTCGCGCCCGGCGACCGGCGCGCCGCCATCGTGCGGCTCACCGCCGCCGGCCGCCGCGCCTTCGCCGAGATGGCGCGGCGCCACGAACGCTGGATCGTCGAGCTGTTCGGCGGCCTCACCGAGAGCGAGCGCACACAGCTTTACGCGCTCCTCGCCAAGCTCAAACGCCACCTCAACGCCCTCGAAAGCGACGCCGCGCGATGAACCGAGACCGAACGCTCGCGACCTACGAGGCGCGGCACTTCCTGTGGCGCGCCGAGCGCGGCGTGGCGACGCTCACGCTGAACCGGCCGGAGCGCAAGAACCCGCTCACGTTCGAGTCGTACGCCGAGCTGCGCGACCTGTTTCGCGAGCTCGTCTACGCGCGCGACGTGCACGTGGTCGTGATCGCGGGCGAAGGCGGAAACTTCTGCTCGGGCGGCGACGTGCACGAGATCATCGCGCCGCTCACCGCGATGGCGATGCCGGAGCTGCTCGCCTTCACGCGCATGACCGGCGACGTCGTCAAGGCGATGCGCGCCTGTCCGCAGCCGATCGTCGCCGCGGTCGACGGCGTCTGCGCCGGCGCCGGCGCGATGCTCGCGCTCGCCTCGGACGTGCGCTACGGGACGCCGAGCGCGCGCGTCGCGTTCCTGTTCACGCGCGTGGGGCTCGCCGGCGCCGACATGGGCGCGTGCGCGCTGCTGCCGCGCGTGATCGGCCACGGGCGCGCCGCCGAGCTGCTCTACAGCGGCCGCGCGATGCCCGCCGAGGAGGCGCTGGCGTGGGGATTCTTCAACCGCCTGTGCGAGCCCGGTGCGCTGCTGCCCGAAGCGCACGCGTTCGCGCAAACGCTCGCCGACGGGCCGGCGTTCGGCCACGCGATGACGAAGAAGATGCTGCACCAGGAATGGGCGATGGGGCTCGACGAGGCGATCGAAGCGGAGGCGCAAGCGCAAGCGATCTGCATGCAGACGAAGGACTTCCGCCGCGCCTACGAGGCGTTCGCCGCGAAGCGCACGCCCGTGTTCGAAGGCGACTGATGCCCGACGCGACGTACCTGTCCTGGCCGTTCTTCGACGACGAGCACCGCGCGCTGGCCTCGTCGCTCGACGCATGGGCCGCCGAGCACGTCGACGATGATGAGTACGAGGACGTCGATGCGGCGTGCCGCGCGCTCGTCGGCGAGCTGGGCCGCGGCGGCTGGCTGCGCTATGCGGTGCCGGCGGCGTTCGGCGGCGCGTTCGACGAGGTCGACTCGCGCGCGGTGTGCATCGTGCGCGAGACGCTGGCGCGTCACAACGCGCTGGCCGACTTCGCCTTCGCGATGCAGGGGCTCGGGAGCGCGCCGATCGTGCTCGGCGGCCGCGCCGAAACGCAGGCGAAGTATCTGCCGCGCGTTTGCGCGGGGACGGCGCTCGCCGCGTTCGCGCTCTCCGAGCGCGGCGCCGGCTCGGACGTCGCGGCGCTCGCGACGACCGCGCGCGCCGACGGCGATCATTACGTGCTCGACGGCGAGAAGACGTGGATCTCGAACGGCGGGATCGCCGACTTCTACGTCGTCTTTGCGCGGACCGGCGAGGCGGAGGGGAGCCGCGGGCTGAGCGCGTTCGTCGTCGACGCGAGCAATCCGGGGCTCGAGATCGCCGAGCGCATCGACTTGCTGGCGCCGCACCCGCTGGCGACGCTGCGGCTGCGCGAGTGCCGCGTCCCGGCGGCCGACCGCCTCGGCGAAGGCGGTGAGGGGTTCAAGCTCGCGATGCGCTCGCTCGACGTCTTTCGCGCCAGCGTCGCCGCCGCCGCGCTCGGCCTCGCGCGGCGCGCGCTCGACGAAGCGCTCGACCGCGCGACGGCGCGCGAGCTGTTCGGCGCGAAGCTCGCCGACTTCCAACTGGCGCAGGCCGCGCT
Proteins encoded in this region:
- a CDS encoding bifunctional salicylyl-CoA 5-hydroxylase/oxidoreductase (catalyzes the conversion of salicylyl-CoA to gentisyl-CoA), with protein sequence RAQGGAGLVFTEMTCVAPEGRISPGCAGMYRDEHVPAWTRIVDFVHTYTKAKIALQLGHAGPKGSTQRGWEEPDEPLPAGNWPLLAPSPIAYGERNQLPRAMTRADMERVKEQFVRAAEMGLACGFDLLELHCAHGYLLSSFITPLTNRRTDAYGGSLENRLRYPLEVFAAIRAVWPAHKPISVRISATDWVEGGITANDAVEVARAFDAAGADLIDVSAGQTSRLAQPVYGRMFQTPFSDKIRNELRIATMAVGNITDADQVNSIIAAGRADLVALARPHLADPYFTLHAAAQLGYDEQHWPEQYLPGREQYLRNLRRAAQMAADAATEVTR
- a CDS encoding MarR family transcriptional regulator is translated as MQQIVDLESRTTRDDHLSVRVWLRLLACTNLVEGRIAGKLREGFDTTLPRFDFLSQLERNPAGLRMTEISKRMMVTGGNVTRIADQLLGEGLISRTVAPGDRRAAIVRLTAAGRRAFAEMARRHERWIVELFGGLTESERTQLYALLAKLKRHLNALESDAAR
- a CDS encoding enoyl-CoA hydratase family protein, which translates into the protein MNRDRTLATYEARHFLWRAERGVATLTLNRPERKNPLTFESYAELRDLFRELVYARDVHVVVIAGEGGNFCSGGDVHEIIAPLTAMAMPELLAFTRMTGDVVKAMRACPQPIVAAVDGVCAGAGAMLALASDVRYGTPSARVAFLFTRVGLAGADMGACALLPRVIGHGRAAELLYSGRAMPAEEALAWGFFNRLCEPGALLPEAHAFAQTLADGPAFGHAMTKKMLHQEWAMGLDEAIEAEAQAQAICMQTKDFRRAYEAFAAKRTPVFEGD
- a CDS encoding acyl-CoA dehydrogenase family protein; translated protein: MPDATYLSWPFFDDEHRALASSLDAWAAEHVDDDEYEDVDAACRALVGELGRGGWLRYAVPAAFGGAFDEVDSRAVCIVRETLARHNALADFAFAMQGLGSAPIVLGGRAETQAKYLPRVCAGTALAAFALSERGAGSDVAALATTARADGDHYVLDGEKTWISNGGIADFYVVFARTGEAEGSRGLSAFVVDASNPGLEIAERIDLLAPHPLATLRLRECRVPAADRLGEGGEGFKLAMRSLDVFRASVAAAALGLARRALDEALDRATARELFGAKLADFQLAQAALAEMATGIDASALLTYRAAWLRDCEKEPTTREAAMAKLTATETAQRVIDRAVQLHGALGVTRGTIVERLYREIRSLRIYEGASEVQQLIIARQTLARYCEEHA